In Thermus islandicus DSM 21543, a genomic segment contains:
- a CDS encoding DUF4384 domain-containing protein: protein MRFVLLALSAILSACTLTLYPEGLSVTYRLDFGGAILRFEPDRGAGATYFLGEEVRFLLTLDQPGWVSLVVLDPDGRTYELDRFYLDRGTHLLPPGAYRYTLTLPRGLHRVRAVYTEGPPPARVRLEGVYTDWDARLRLYIEASGARRYDVAETYFYVR from the coding sequence ATGCGGTTTGTCCTTCTGGCCCTTTCGGCCATCCTTTCCGCCTGCACCCTGACCCTTTACCCGGAGGGGCTTTCCGTGACCTACCGGCTGGACTTTGGCGGGGCCATCCTGCGCTTTGAGCCGGACCGGGGCGCGGGGGCCACCTACTTCCTGGGGGAGGAGGTGCGGTTCCTCCTCACCCTGGACCAACCCGGATGGGTGAGCCTGGTGGTCCTAGACCCCGACGGGCGCACCTACGAGCTGGACCGCTTCTACCTGGATCGGGGCACCCACCTCCTACCCCCCGGGGCCTACCGGTACACCCTGACCCTGCCCCGGGGCCTGCACCGGGTCCGGGCGGTCTACACGGAGGGCCCGCCCCCCGCAAGGGTCCGCCTCGAGGGGGTCTACACCGACTGGGACGCAAGGCTTCGCCTCTACATAGAGGCCTCGGGGGCCAGGCGCTACGACGTGGCCGAGACCTACTTCTACGTGCGGTGA
- a CDS encoding TRAP transporter substrate-binding protein encodes MKRRDFLKKAGIGVAASAAFGPVFAQGSPTVRWRLASSFPKSLDTIYGAAEVLAERVSALTGGKFLIRPYQAGEIVPGLQVMDAVQQGTVEAGHTASYYYVGKAQVLAYDCAVPFGLTARQQNAWMYYGGGLELFRSIFADFGIIQFPGGNTGAQMGGWFRKEIKGLSDLKGLKMRIPGPGGQVMSRLGVVPQVLAGGDIYPALERGTIDATEWVGPYDDEKLGFYKVAKYYYYPGFWEPGPQLSFYVNLKEWQKLPKEYQQAFEVAAAEANLTMLAKYDKVNPEALQRLLKNGVKLRKWPAEILKAAQKAAFDWYEEEAAKDATYRKVYTAWKKFREEQYRWFAVAELGYEQFAFPAV; translated from the coding sequence ATGAAGCGGCGCGACTTTCTGAAGAAGGCGGGTATCGGCGTAGCGGCGAGCGCGGCCTTCGGCCCGGTCTTCGCCCAGGGAAGCCCCACGGTGCGCTGGCGGCTGGCCAGTAGCTTCCCCAAGAGCCTGGACACCATCTACGGGGCGGCGGAGGTCCTGGCGGAGCGGGTTTCCGCCCTCACCGGGGGCAAGTTCCTGATCCGCCCCTACCAGGCGGGGGAGATCGTGCCGGGCCTCCAGGTGATGGACGCCGTCCAGCAGGGCACGGTGGAGGCGGGGCACACGGCGAGCTACTACTACGTGGGCAAGGCCCAGGTGCTGGCCTACGACTGCGCGGTCCCCTTTGGCCTCACCGCCAGGCAGCAGAACGCCTGGATGTACTATGGGGGCGGGCTGGAGCTTTTCCGCTCCATCTTCGCCGACTTCGGCATCATCCAGTTCCCGGGGGGCAACACCGGGGCCCAGATGGGCGGCTGGTTCCGCAAGGAGATCAAGGGGCTTTCCGACCTCAAGGGCCTCAAGATGCGCATCCCCGGGCCCGGGGGCCAGGTGATGAGCCGGCTGGGCGTGGTGCCCCAGGTGCTGGCGGGCGGGGACATCTACCCGGCCTTGGAGCGGGGCACCATTGACGCCACCGAGTGGGTGGGCCCCTACGACGACGAGAAGCTAGGGTTCTACAAGGTGGCCAAGTATTACTACTATCCGGGCTTCTGGGAGCCCGGCCCCCAGCTCTCCTTCTACGTAAACCTCAAGGAGTGGCAGAAGCTGCCCAAGGAGTACCAGCAGGCCTTTGAGGTGGCCGCCGCCGAGGCCAACCTCACCATGCTGGCCAAGTACGACAAGGTCAACCCCGAGGCCCTCCAGCGCCTCCTCAAAAACGGGGTGAAGCTCCGGAAGTGGCCCGCGGAGATCCTAAAGGCGGCCCAGAAGGCGGCCTTTGACTGGTACGAGGAGGAGGCGGCCAAGGACGCCACCTACAGGAAGGTCTACACGGCCTGGAAGAAGTTCCGGGAGGAGCAGTACCGCTGGTTCGCCGTG